The genome window TATttacaatcaaacaaaacaatcCAAAACGGGGGAAATTAATGTTATGAAAGGGGCTTTTAAGTACCTCATATATTGCTGGGGTACATGAAAACCCTAACTCTAGCCCCCTGCAAAATAACCAAAAGAAACAATAACTTAGAAACCTCTACATTCAGAACCATTTTATCTATATCAGCAACAATAACTTCACGTTACCATGGATTTTGGTGGAAGATTGGACGTGAACTTGGCACGAACAACGCCGCTGTTACCGTGAGGCCTAGCTACCTTACCCCAAATGCAGCGATAGTGACTTCCATTCTTCTTCACTTTGGCCTTGTAGATATAAGCCATACGCTTGCCAGCGTACCACCCAACCTCCTCCTTGGTGTTCACTCCCTCAATCTGGATCAGGGATGTGTTGGGGTACTGATTCGACTTGGACCTGACCCATCACCCCCGTCaaatattcaaacaatataCAAATCAATACAACATAACTCTGGCCCTAATTTTACCACCAGAGAAAATatgtaacaaaataatcaatGCTAAACAAACAATCTCAAATCCTCCAGTTTCACtatttgtgaataaaaaaagacccacattttctttttcagtatTTTCTCAGCATCCAAACAAATAGTAGAAACTGAATGAAACAAACCTAGCACATCAAAAGAGACAGTCACTTCACCTAACCTaaacccaaaatacaaaaaacccCTAAACCTCCATTGCAAAGCTAAAAACAAAAGCCTCCACTTTTAACTAATTGGGAACACAAAATACAAGAACCGCAACTG of Quercus lobata isolate SW786 chromosome 8, ValleyOak3.0 Primary Assembly, whole genome shotgun sequence contains these proteins:
- the LOC115957403 gene encoding 60S ribosomal protein L35a-3, producing the protein MVKGRQGERVRLYVRGTILGYKRSKSNQYPNTSLIQIEGVNTKEEVGWYAGKRMAYIYKAKVKKNGSHYRCIWGKVARPHGNSGVVRAKFTSNLPPKSMGARVRVFMYPSNI